In Acomys russatus chromosome 28, mAcoRus1.1, whole genome shotgun sequence, the genomic window AAGTCCATTGTGGCTAAATGCAAACATAATTAATGAATACAATAATAACTAAATTTTGGCAGAGTGtcaagcagcagcaacagtgggaCTTGTGTCCTTGGGGACAATAAGATACAACAATTTTATTAGCCTCATTCTaagtaaaaaaatcaataactgaCAATAGGACAGTGcagaattttcagaaaatatttcatttaacttAACTCATAATTTAATTAAAGATAGAAAAATTGCTTTATGTCTATGTTTTGATTtgaaaaagtataaatatatgcAAAGATAGTAGCTAAATATAAATCCTTTtccatgttaaaatatatatttgtatcacATTCTAAAACACCCTCATCTTTggatccttcctctccttcttttctcccactcCTATTCctgcacaaaaccaaaaacacgaATGTTGGACTTTTCCATGTACAGTTTGGCATGATCAttagtgtcatccttgttcagcctATTTTCAGTCTTGTTGTGACTCATGGGTGTAGCTTttgattatacacacacacacacacacacacacacacacacacacacatatatatatatatatatataaaatcacagaAAGCCTCATGACTCTTTCCAATCTGTCCagtccctcttctgcaatgttccctcaTCCTTAggtgttaaaatattttggagattTATGCATTGGAGCTGGGATCTACAATTCTGCATATTGCTTTAGCCAAGAAGACTCCAAGGACTGTATTGAAAAGGAGTGGAGAGAGTGgacactattttcttttctacatgtTAGGTAAAGGTTTATCATATATACCCTTTATGTTGAGTTATGTTCCCTCTACCCCTAGTATCCAGTTTTGTCATGAGGCTATGCTGAATTTTGTCAAAATCCTTTTCTGCAtatattgagatgatcatgtgatttctggCTTTTGGTCCATTTATATGACTTAGTGCTAACAGAACGTGTGTGGGTGTAGGGACATGTATTTGAACCTGAGTAGTCTTTCAGGGGCCTCATCCCTGAAAAACGAACCTTATGAGGATGTACACCAGTGTAGAGAATTATTTTGCAGAAGATAATGCTCCTGGCTCTCTCTTTCCTGGATCTGCTAGTTGCCAATAGTTTCCCAAATAGGGCTGAGACTTCCGCACTACCTCCCCCTGCCATGCTGAGATTTCTGTACGGCTTTCTCTCATGGAGGTTTTGGACATGGAGTCACAGCCACTGTCAATTCAAATGTACAACTGCCCTGATGCCTCAAGGCACACAACAGAGCACAACACTGTTATAACCTCCCATTGACTCTCATAATCTTTTGATATACTCTTCAATGATGATCCTTGAACTTTGGCATGAGGAGGCATGATTCGGATGCCCCTTTGAGAGTCAAGCACTTCAGTTTGGCATGTTGGGcgattgtgggtctctgtgtttgttattCATCATCTACCACAAGAAGAAGCCTTTTGGATGAGGATTGAGGAAAAAAACTTATCTATGCATAGAGCTGTAAGTCTTTAGGAGTCAATTTAATACTGTGTCTTTAGTAGTTGATTTAATATATTTAGCAGAATAGTAGTAGGTTCTCTCCAACCTATTGGGGCTATGACCTACCGAGACTCATTAACAGCACTGGACATGAGTTGAATTTTGTGGAGTGGGCTTAAAAACAAccagaaagtgattggttactctCATAACCTTCATGCCACCATTACACACGTGGCCATATGTAACAGTGTTCCCAATTTGTTGTAGCTTCCAAGCGTCTCAGTTGGATAAGATTGATACTTTACTCCCCAAGTAGTTTATGCAGAACTGTCCAACATTTTGACAGCTAGGTCCCAAAATGAGTACCAGTTTGATAGTTTTCATGTTCTGTGACTCAAGAATGTGGTATGTTCTGTAAAAGATTGTTTCTTCTGGAGGGCAGCAAAGAACACTGACAATAGTGCGTAATATTCGGGGGTCTATGAGTCCTTACTGATCAACAGTGCTAGAAGGGATATTCCATACCTGCCATTGGAAGTTTTATTTGTTCACCTATGGTGTGTAATAGAAGCATTGTTCCCCTATTATAAGATGTTTCTATTTAAACTCCTTTTGTACATGCACATTTATATCTAGAGAGGCTTCTAAAATATAGCTTGCCATTTTCAGAAGACTTTTGGTATTAATTATGGCTTTATACTTTCTTCTGCCATGTCTTCCCATATCCCACCACATTTAACCTtccttgttttgttattattaaattttcCTTCACATCACTTGAAATGTATAtcgccttttttaaaaaagtccatGGGCCCCGTGGCCCTTTATCAATTTCATGACTTCTATGagtattaaaatttaaacacaataCACATCTAAAGATTTAAAGTTGGCAtccacatataataaataaacacattatatACTTTTCTGAGTCTGGGCCTGCCCCACTTATCAGCGCCATTCACTTgtcagtaaattttatttttttcacaaattatttagtgtgtgtgtgtgtgtgtgtgtgtgtgtgtgtgtgtgtgtgtgtttcttgcatgtatgGATGTGTACCAAACGcatacatgcatgcctgatgtccatgaaggtcagaagaagacGTTGAGTTGCCTAGAACTAGAGACatatgtttgtgagccaccatgtgggttctgggaaaagcaaaaagtgctcttaatcactgagtcatttccCAAGCCCTGCATATAAATAATATAGAGTCACATCACTCAGTCTTCTCCTAAGGCTGCAGGGCAAGTGCTCTCCTATTATGCCATACCCTAGGCTTGAATCTCTCATTGAGTTACACATTGCCAAGTGACGTTCATTAGGCAGTTCCTGAACTTTTACTGTTGAAAAATGACTGTGATGATTATTGATAATTACAATTTTGGTACAGATTCCTATAGGTGGGTTTTCTAGGCAAAAGGTTATATaccatttgatatttattttgagGTATTCAAGCACATTGTGCCTGATTCACTTTAAATGTTACtatctttaaatataataaaagtttaaaaatatgactGATGATATTTATAACAGATTTTTATTTGTAAACTATAACTAATAATGagattgtgtgtgttttatgttagTTAAGgttaatttctgtcattttagCAAATTAAAGATTTTACTTCTCCTTAGAAATTATAAGCTGTTTTTTAATGGATACATACGAGCTTCCTATAGAAGGAGTGAGAGAGCTGAAGGGGTAAAGGGCACTGCAACAAGACCTACAGAAAACCTagcctgggcccacaggggctcacagagactgaacctccaaccaaagagcatgaacAAGCTGGACATTGACCCCTACACACACGTAGCAGACGTGCAGCTTGGTCAttgtgtgggtcccctaacaatggcagaagaggctgtctctgactctgttgcttgcctttgaatctctttcccctaactgggctgtcatgtctggcctcagtgggagaggaggcacttagtcctgctgcgtCTTGAGGTgctgggtgggttggtacccatggggtgcctcctcttttctgagaagaagaggggggaaTTGGGCAGGGgaacatgagggtgggactgggaggagaggagagaggggactgacatcaggctgtaaagtgatacaataaataaatacaagaaaaagggTCCTATATTATGGTAGTTATCCTTTCATGTTTCATGGATGCAAGAAAGTCAACTTTTTACTTGCATTTCCTCTTTAATATGTTTCGTtaaaatttctcattttcctgtAGAAGTTTAAAAGTTTGTTAGTTAAATCTGTCTTATATTTTTAAGTGGATGAAATAACATGTTTTGCTTAAGAATTGTTTCTCATAGAAACTGTGCAAAAGGAATGCCTTTGCGCCTTATCACATTCCTCTGGAAACAAGGAGAATGTGATTTTATTGAGACAATTTATGGCTAAAGGATTAAAAGTGACATGTTTTACATATCACATCACTCAGTGTTTAGTTTATTAGTAATTGAATTGATGGAAAATCAATGGGTAGAAgggtcaggtgtggtgacatgtctttaatctcagtactcaggaggcagaaacaggcagatctttgtgtaTTCCaagccaaccagagctacatggtgagactctgtctcaaaacaaacaagcaagcaagcaagcaagcaaacaaacaaacaacttaaaatgAACGgcttctgcagcagcagcagcagcagcagcaacaacaactacaaaacacTACAACCGACAAAACCCATAAGAGCTCAGCACGATTACCTGTAGTCTAAGAAAGCGTAAAGCTTGTTATTTGTAACGAAAAATTATGAAAGAGGGTGCTTTGATTCACCAACTTAGGCACACTTCACTTCTTTAAAAGAAAGGCAATTTTCTTGAGTAAGTCGTGAGAAGCTTGCTTAACTTGCTTATTCCTTAAAGTATATATGAAAGGGTTCAGCATGGGTGATATGGACGATATGAGCACCGACACACCTTTATTTATGGTCACCTCTTCCTTTGCAGATGGCTTGATGTAGATGAAGATGCAGCTGCCGTAGGTGATGGAAACCACGATCATGTGTGAAGAACAGGTTGAAAAggcctttttcctttgttgagCAGAAGGGAATTTTAGGATTGTCCTTATGACGTAAGTGTATGAAAGGACCACGCACATCAGGGTGATGATAAAGGTCAACACCGCAGAGGCTATCACCATCTGCTCAATTAGCCACGTGTCTGAGCATGATATTTTCAGAATAGGGTTTGCATCACACCCGAAATGATCAATGACATTTGAGTCACAGAATTCCAGATGAAAACCCAAACTCAGTGGTGGAAGTATAATCATGAACGCCGCCACCCAACAGGAAGTAACCATTGCTTTGCACACCTTGTTGCTCATGATGGTCATGTAATGCAAAGGCTTACAGATGGCCACGTAGCGGTCATAGGACATGATAGCCAGGAGAAAAAACTCGGTTACCCCAAAGAGATCCGTAAAAAACAACTGAGTCGCACACGCATTGTATGTAATTGTTCTGTCTCCGGTTGAAATACTGTATAAAAATCTTGGGACACAGGCACTTGTAAATGAGATTTCTAGGAAAGAGAAATTTTggaggaagaaatacatggggGTTTTAAGGTGGGGATCCACTGTAGTGAGCGTAATGATGGTTAAATTACCAGTTACACTCAACAGGTAGgtgataaacagaaaaagaaaaagcaagacttGCAGCTGAGGATCGTCTGTGAGTCCCAGGAGGATGAATGTTGTAATTGAAGTGTGGTTTCTCATTGCCGATGTCAGAAAATTTCCAAACCTAGATGTTAGTATCAGGGAGACTTGGACTATAGAATTCAATGACAAAACCATTAAAGATGAGCATTCTCACAAATATTCAATTAACTCAATGTCTACGTATTACTTTTACTAATGTGAAGAATTTTAGAGAGAATTTTAGTGCTTACATGACCATATATATCCATGGTTTTAGTTAGGTGTGCAAGTGAGAGCATGCTTATAAAACACATAGAGAAATTAAAGCAAAGCTGCAAAACACTTTCACTACAAACTGCGCCCCCCCTTTCTCCTTTACCTCAGGCCCACATTCTGCATCAGCTATTTagttgactttcacacgaactctggtgcctcacatttgaccatgtcccctggatggggagacctggtggcactcagaagaaggatagcaggctaccaagaagagacttgataccctatgagcatatacagggggaggaaatccccctcagtcacagtcataggggaggggaataaggggaaaatgggagggagggaagaatgggaggatacaagggaggggataaccgttgagatgtaactagaataaattaataaaataaaattaaaaaattaaagtgtctATCTAGCTTCTAATATTGTTCACTTAAAATGTGCCTTTGCATATTTCCTGTGATTTCACTCATCACAATTAAACAAGTATTACATCTTTTCACATGCATTAAGCAGTATTCTCACTGTGCCACGTATGTATTATCATAATCCTTACAGTAACCTGCGAGTATGGAGGTTTATTATttccatgttatttatttatttgtttttaggtttctatatgtatgtttttatttgtgtgtacgtgttgtacacacacacacatatacatacgtaaacacacacatatgcgtatatggaagtcagaagacagcttgtggtGCTTGATTCTCCACTTCCACCATGTGAGCACCAAGTATTAAAGTCAGGATTTAGGGCCTGTAGGCAAGAAtctttaacccactgagccgtttcaaattttttaaaattgaaaacagatttttttcatataatatattctgattacagttttcccttcCTAACTCCACCCATATGCCTCCTACTTTCTACCTACATACTTCCTCCCTCTTGCTAGAATACACACAAGcatctaaaataaattaataataataataaacataataataaacagtAAGAATAATGATACAATTAGAAAAAACAATCCAAatcaggacaaaacaaacaacaaacaaacagaaacaaggacaaagaaaaaggataagaaacacatatagacatcTAACTAGGTCTATATGCACTTGTAAATGGGAAATCTGAGGCACCAAGAGGTAAAGTATGTGCCCACTCTTACAGAGATGGAGGCatcagccaaagagcatgcatggcctggaactaggccccctacacatatgtaaccaatgggcaatTGGATATTCATGTGGACCTCCTAGTCAGCTGATCCAGCGCTGTCTATGACATGGGCTATGCTGCCTGTTTTCAGTCACTTCACCatatggggctgccttgcctggcctcagtggacgaGGATGAGCTCGgccctgatgctacttgatgtgctggggtgggtgggtgagtggctTCCGTGTTCTGGGGACAAGGGGAGAAGggataggggaaagagggtgggaagagggagtggcaggagaagagaggggggccatgatcaggatgtaaagtgaatatataaaaatatagttgCATGTTCAACTGAAACATagtaaatattcatatttatggGCTTTAGCAGAACATTTCAGTCCAGCATGAAATGTGCGGAATGTCTATCACTTCAGGgatcattctttctcttttttttttttttttttttttttttttttttttttattaatttattcttgttacatctcaatgtttatcccatcccttgtatcctcccattcctccccccccccattttcccattattcccctcccctatgactgttcctgagggggattacgtccccctatatattctcatagggtatcaagtctcttcttggctacttgctgtccttcctctgagtgccaccaggtctccccctccaggggacatggtcaaatgtgaggcaccagagtatgtgagaaagtcgtatcacactctccactcaactgtggagaatattctgaccattggctagatctgggaaggggtttaaagtttacctcctgtattgtccttggctggtgccttagtttgagcgggacccctgggcccaaatctgcctatcatattgttctacttgtagatttctaggaccctctg contains:
- the LOC127210434 gene encoding olfactory receptor 6C68, yielding MRNHTSITTFILLGLTDDPQLQVLLFLFLFITYLLSVTGNLTIITLTTVDPHLKTPMYFFLQNFSFLEISFTSACVPRFLYSISTGDRTITYNACATQLFFTDLFGVTEFFLLAIMSYDRYVAICKPLHYMTIMSNKVCKAMVTSCWVAAFMIILPPLSLGFHLEFCDSNVIDHFGCDANPILKISCSDTWLIEQMVIASAVLTFIITLMCVVLSYTYVIRTILKFPSAQQRKKAFSTCSSHMIVVSITYGSCIFIYIKPSAKEEVTINKGVSVLISSISPMLNPFIYTLRNKQVKQASHDLLKKIAFLLKK